One genomic region from Candidatus Mesenet endosymbiont of Agriotes lineatus encodes:
- the priA gene encoding primosomal protein N' — MTIVDILLPLPVNKAFSYITDLKLTVGSYITVPFGKRCLVGVVWQLSSNTTIDIDKLKTVINKLEIPPIREELIRFIKWVSNYNLIPIGMLLKMVISCSFKKIDNFEHEEKPITHKMDCNLTLQQQAAANRIMSNFSKVVLLDGETGSGKTEVYLFVIIELLKASKDAQILILLPEIALTSQLIKRIHSYFLCDQVAEWHSDLTPKNRTKNWANIVHGNVQIIVGTRSALFLPYKNLRLIVIDEEHDSSFKQEQRVIYNARDMAVVLAKIENTPIVLCSATPSLETINNVQEGNYEHLQLTKRFGKAELPLVEIIDMRICKTSGKWISHQLYEKMQKTLTDGNQVMLFLNRRGYSQLMLCKACGHRLSCPNCSTWLIEHKKQNILLCHYCLYRLAIPKTCTSCKGQLISYGIGIEKLSEEVLKLIPNAKIATISSDISKKAADNIIDLILKKEVNVIIGTQMIAKGHNFPNLTLVGIIDADFGLDNADLRSTEKTYQLLHQVSGRSGRFEQKGWVVMQTYNPESPIIKAMQHYKRNLFYKLELKSRYDANMPPFSRLIALIITDKEQIKALRSAEKIVKLIPQNDNLAVFGPTPSFMSFLRGRYRYRILLKVNNKKDLKIQQNLKKWVEDCRLSSSVKITIDIDPVNFI, encoded by the coding sequence ATGACTATAGTTGACATATTACTGCCTCTCCCTGTTAATAAGGCTTTTTCATATATTACAGATCTTAAGCTTACAGTTGGCAGTTATATTACTGTACCATTTGGTAAAAGATGTTTAGTAGGTGTAGTGTGGCAGCTTAGCAGTAACACTACAATAGATATTGATAAGCTTAAGACCGTAATTAACAAACTAGAAATACCCCCCATCAGAGAAGAGTTAATACGATTTATAAAATGGGTATCAAACTATAATTTAATACCAATAGGTATGCTACTTAAAATGGTTATTAGCTGTAGCTTTAAAAAAATAGACAATTTTGAGCATGAAGAAAAACCCATTACTCACAAAATGGATTGCAATTTGACACTTCAGCAGCAAGCTGCAGCAAATAGAATAATGAGTAATTTTAGCAAAGTAGTATTGCTTGATGGGGAAACCGGCTCTGGTAAAACAGAAGTATACTTATTCGTTATTATAGAGTTACTTAAAGCCAGTAAAGATGCTCAAATTCTCATTCTTTTACCTGAAATTGCTTTAACATCACAACTAATTAAACGTATTCATAGTTATTTTTTATGTGATCAAGTAGCTGAGTGGCACTCTGATTTAACACCTAAGAATCGCACGAAAAACTGGGCTAATATAGTGCATGGAAATGTACAAATTATTGTGGGAACAAGATCAGCGCTATTTTTACCTTACAAAAATTTAAGATTAATTGTGATTGATGAAGAGCATGACTCGTCTTTTAAGCAAGAACAAAGGGTAATATATAATGCTAGAGATATGGCTGTGGTTTTGGCTAAAATTGAAAATACCCCTATAGTACTTTGCTCTGCTACCCCTTCACTTGAGACAATCAATAACGTTCAAGAGGGTAATTATGAGCATCTGCAGCTTACCAAACGTTTTGGTAAGGCGGAGCTGCCTTTAGTAGAAATTATTGATATGCGTATATGTAAAACTTCAGGTAAATGGATATCACATCAGCTTTATGAAAAAATGCAAAAGACCTTAACAGATGGCAATCAAGTAATGCTTTTTTTAAACCGTAGAGGTTATTCTCAGCTCATGCTTTGCAAGGCATGTGGTCATAGGTTAAGCTGCCCGAATTGTTCTACTTGGCTTATAGAACACAAAAAACAAAATATTTTACTATGCCACTACTGCTTGTATAGACTAGCTATTCCCAAAACATGTACTAGCTGCAAAGGCCAGCTGATTTCATATGGAATAGGGATTGAAAAACTTTCTGAAGAAGTGTTAAAGCTAATACCAAACGCTAAAATAGCAACTATCAGCAGTGACATCAGCAAAAAAGCAGCAGATAACATTATTGATTTGATATTAAAAAAAGAAGTTAATGTCATTATCGGTACGCAGATGATTGCTAAAGGACACAATTTTCCTAATCTAACTTTAGTGGGAATTATTGATGCCGATTTTGGGCTAGATAACGCTGATTTAAGATCAACAGAAAAAACATATCAATTATTGCATCAAGTTTCCGGTAGATCCGGAAGGTTTGAACAAAAAGGGTGGGTAGTAATGCAAACTTATAACCCAGAAAGCCCAATTATCAAAGCCATGCAACATTACAAGCGCAACCTATTCTATAAATTAGAACTTAAATCAAGATATGATGCCAACATGCCACCATTTAGCAGGTTAATTGCACTTATTATCACTGATAAAGAACAAATAAAAGCATTGAGATCGGCAGAAAAGATAGTTAAATTAATTCCTCAAAATGACAATTTAGCGGTGTTTGGTCCAACTCCCAGCTTTATGAGTTTTTTAAGAGGAAGATATAGATATAGAATATTGCTAAAAGTAAACAATAAAAAAGATTTAAAAATACAACAAAATCTGAAGAAGTGGGTAGAAGATTGCAGATTATCATCTAGCGTAAAAATTACCATAGATATTGATCCAGTCAATTTTATATAA
- a CDS encoding ATP-dependent DNA helicase RecG, giving the protein MIKDKKNYLYSDIINLPGISRITQKILGKLCGIRIIDVLFFRPCRYIDRRNHPLTAKSGEYVTFTAKINMHKPPTVRNKPYRIILELEGQQITLIFFHYSVKYLKQALPTGQACVISGKLETFLGQLQITHPDYISLDVSSFSEICRIESIYHLSRGITSRKISTIVTSILKTLPGFSEWIDSDFFKEKGWLSFKVSLSKLHNLDSLEEIEQCRLRLVYDELMAQQIALRVARHKQMKEKGRKFLVKNKYKDQVMKKLGFELTQDQIRAINDILSQQQSQHRMVRLLQGDVGSGKTIVALFAMLNVVENNYQAALMAPTAILAEQHYNCFKEVFSEIDIKITLLTGKIKQKERKTIMPALQDGSLDIVIGTHALFQEKVEFKNLALVVIDEQQRFGVMQRNSLIQKGNNVDILFISATPIPRTLRQALYGDIEHCSLKEKPKCRVPISTVATNIKKISSVISSLKRAIDLGKKAYWICPCIEDNESLSVAAAEERFAQLQKVLNKIGLIHGRLEQKQKGEIMLSFRVGEISLLVATTVIEVGIDVPDATIIVIENAENFGLSQLHQLRGRVGRGDQPSFCILLYDKLNKSSYLKLKTMRESQDGFYIAQQDMLLRGSGDVLGIKQSGNIEFKFADIYEDKELLDRAYNKAKNIVDNDPTLTQHQPLKELLSIFGYNEEFEFLR; this is encoded by the coding sequence ATGATAAAGGATAAGAAAAATTACCTTTATTCTGACATTATAAATTTACCAGGAATAAGCAGAATTACGCAAAAGATATTAGGTAAACTATGTGGCATAAGAATAATAGATGTGCTTTTTTTTCGCCCTTGTCGCTACATAGATAGGAGGAATCATCCACTTACTGCAAAATCAGGTGAATATGTCACTTTTACTGCTAAAATTAACATGCATAAGCCTCCCACTGTGAGAAATAAACCTTATAGAATAATCTTAGAACTGGAAGGACAGCAGATAACATTAATTTTTTTTCATTACTCGGTTAAATATTTAAAACAAGCTTTACCTACTGGCCAAGCATGTGTAATTAGCGGTAAGCTTGAGACTTTTTTAGGACAATTGCAAATCACACATCCAGATTATATATCACTTGATGTTTCCAGTTTTAGTGAAATTTGTCGTATAGAATCAATTTACCACTTAAGTCGTGGTATTACTAGTAGAAAAATCTCAACAATTGTTACATCAATACTAAAAACACTACCTGGATTTTCTGAATGGATAGACAGTGATTTTTTTAAAGAGAAAGGATGGTTGAGCTTTAAAGTGAGTTTGAGCAAGCTACACAATTTGGATTCATTGGAAGAAATAGAACAATGTCGCCTAAGGCTCGTATATGATGAGCTTATGGCTCAGCAAATAGCACTAAGAGTCGCAAGACATAAACAAATGAAAGAAAAAGGACGAAAGTTTTTAGTTAAAAATAAATATAAAGATCAAGTTATGAAAAAATTAGGATTTGAGCTTACGCAAGATCAAATCAGAGCAATAAATGATATATTGAGTCAACAGCAGTCTCAGCATCGTATGGTGAGGCTTTTGCAGGGTGATGTTGGTAGTGGTAAAACAATAGTTGCTTTATTTGCTATGTTAAACGTTGTTGAAAACAATTACCAGGCAGCACTTATGGCACCAACAGCAATACTGGCAGAACAGCATTATAACTGTTTTAAAGAAGTATTTTCAGAAATTGACATAAAGATCACTTTACTTACTGGTAAAATCAAGCAAAAAGAAAGGAAAACAATAATGCCTGCTTTGCAAGACGGTAGTTTAGATATAGTTATAGGTACTCATGCTTTATTTCAGGAAAAAGTTGAGTTTAAAAATTTAGCGTTGGTCGTCATCGATGAGCAACAAAGATTTGGCGTAATGCAGAGAAATAGCTTAATTCAAAAAGGAAATAACGTAGATATTTTATTTATCAGTGCAACACCGATTCCAAGAACGTTAAGGCAAGCATTGTATGGGGATATAGAGCACTGCAGCTTAAAAGAGAAACCAAAATGCAGAGTACCAATCAGTACTGTAGCAACAAATATAAAAAAGATATCCAGTGTAATATCAAGTCTAAAGCGGGCAATTGACTTAGGTAAAAAAGCATATTGGATTTGCCCATGTATAGAAGATAATGAATCCTTAAGTGTTGCAGCAGCAGAAGAGCGTTTTGCTCAGCTGCAAAAAGTACTCAATAAAATAGGATTAATACATGGTCGCTTAGAGCAAAAGCAAAAGGGCGAAATAATGCTTTCTTTTCGCGTAGGTGAAATTTCCTTACTTGTTGCTACAACTGTAATAGAGGTTGGCATAGATGTGCCTGATGCTACTATAATTGTCATAGAAAATGCAGAAAATTTTGGTTTATCACAGTTGCACCAGCTTCGCGGTAGAGTAGGACGTGGAGACCAACCTTCGTTTTGTATACTTTTATATGACAAACTAAATAAATCTTCATATTTAAAACTTAAAACTATGAGAGAATCACAAGATGGGTTTTATATAGCCCAGCAAGACATGCTACTACGTGGTAGTGGAGATGTTTTAGGGATTAAGCAGTCCGGGAATATAGAATTTAAATTTGCTGATATCTACGAAGATAAAGAGCTACTTGACAGAGCTTACAACAAAGCTAAAAATATTGTAGACAATGACCCAACACTAACTCAACATCAACCACTGAAAGAATTGCTCAGTATATTTGGTTATAATGAAGAATTTGAGTTTCTTAGATAA